In Humulus lupulus chromosome 7, drHumLupu1.1, whole genome shotgun sequence, the following are encoded in one genomic region:
- the LOC133789721 gene encoding uncharacterized protein LOC133789721 yields the protein MVRTRGASSKKIPVSQSRKVPSPSPPPSVSTAPPSVPTAPTSVGKSCKSKARKKVFSLSHEHPMVFPDISADIVAPPSEVVVPSRAKDHSPLPFDSCLEARAKSKFVSSSSKAAAAGLLKLPLKPSQSKKNSVTPKRKLGLDASLSPLFAAKKKLKAHPPSLSSSESDPEEDKSESEATHDTTLSDETVPDIAESEAESDEPEKEDTIPSEQEAESDSDHIASPLPSKAKGKKPISGSTPSPKHSGVNFKPYSSIFCHNDNVRDMVLYAQRKFIIERNYVLSDHRPFAVLTMLQDRQWTGSLVKFSGFVDKIVKEFYANLTNEIIEPSSPLYNKVFVRGHWFSFSPQDIALALHLPLDVEDDVDGASLDKDMVITELVGQKMVWPSNTVISVSNLTYTYDVLHKFATTNWKPTSHTATISFDMATFLYKVGTGLGINLASIIHDQIIGFRKGNRKNLNLPFPQVIYKVLSMQKQDLQRDQEDLVAPTTAASYKASAPPTEATATPSSKKVKPQSLKIASDDFPHASSSVATDSGLVATEIAAVRASVDSLTARVMSIEGLQRSVLEVVQSLSKAPIV from the coding sequence ATGGTGAGAACTCGTGGTGCTTCCTCCAAGAAGATCCCTGTTTCTCAATCCCGAAAGGTGCCATCTCCTTCGCCTCCTCCGTCTGTGTCAACGGCGCCTCCTTCTGTTCCAACAGCTCCCACATCTGTTGGAAAGTCCTGCAAATCCAAGGCACGCAAGAAGGTGTTTTCGCTCTCTCATGAACATCCTATGGTGTTTCCAGATATCTCTGCTGATATTGTTGCACCACCATCTGAAGTGGTGGTGCCCTCTCGAGCCAAGGACCATTCTCCTCTTCCGTTTGATTCGTGTTTGGAGGCTAGGGCAAAATCGAAATTTGTTTCCTCCTCTTCCAAAGCTGCTGCTGCTGGGTTGCTCAAATTGCCTTTGAAGCCGAGTCAGTCCAAGAAAAATTCTGTGACTCCCAAAAGGAAATTGGGGTTGGACGCGTCTCTTTCTCCTTTGTTTGCTGCCAAGAAAAAATTGAAGGCTCATCCCCCTTCACTGTCCTCCTCCGAATCTGATCCTGAGGAAGATAAGTCAGAATCTGAAGCAACTCATGATACCACATTGTCTGATGAAACGGTTCCTGACATTGCAGaatcagaggctgagtctgatgAGCCAGAAAAAGAAGACACTATCCCCTCTGAACAAGAAGCCGAATCTGACTCAGACCACATTGCATCTCCTTTGCCATCCAAAGCTAAAGGGAAGAAACCTATTTCTGGTTCTACACCTTCACCAAAACATTCAGGTGTAAATTTCAAACCCTATTCTTCCATTTTTTGCCATAATGATAATGTACGTGATATGGTTCTATATGCTCAAAGGAAATTTATCATTGAAAGAAATTATGTCTTGAGTGATCATCGTCCTTTTGCTGTGCTAACAATGCTTCAAGATCGACAATGGACAGGTTCTTTGGTTAAATTTTCTGGTTTTGTGGATAAAATagtcaaggaattctatgccaatcttACTAATGAAATTATTGAACCTTCATCTCCTCTGTATAATAAAGTGTTTGTTAGGGGCCAttggttctctttttctcctcaaGACATTGCTCTTGCTTTACATCTTCCCCTTGATGTCGAGGATGATGTTGATGGTGCTTCTCTTGACAAAGACATGGTTATCACTGAGTTGGTCGGACAAAAAATGGTATGGCCATCTAACACAGTCATCTCAGTCTCCAATCTCACCTACACTTATGATGTCCTCCATAAGTTTGCAACAACAAATTGGAAGCCCACATCTCACACGGCCACTATCTCTTTTGATATGGCAACATTTTTGTACAAAGTGGGGACCGGTCTTGGTATAAATTTGGCTTCGATTATTCATGATCAAATCATTGGGTTTCGCAAAGGTAACAGGAAAAACTTGAATCTTCCTTTTCCTCaagttatttataaagtgttgagtaTGCAGAAACAAGACCTCCAACGTGATCAAGAAGACTTGGTGGCCCCAACTACTGCTGCTTCCTACAAGGCCTCTGCCCCTCCTACTGAAGCCACTGCTACTCCGTCCTCCAAGAAAGTCAAGCCTCAATCTCTGAAGATCGCCTCGGATGACTTCCCTCATGCCTCCTCCTCTGTTGCCACAGATTCAGGACTTGTTGCAACCGAAATAGCTGCTGTTCGAGCCTCTGTTGATTCTTTGACTGCTCGAGTGATGTCAATTGAAGGACTGCAACGTTCTGTGTTGGAGGTTGTTCAATCTCTGTCCAAAGCTCCAATTGTTTAG